In Lolium rigidum isolate FL_2022 chromosome 7, APGP_CSIRO_Lrig_0.1, whole genome shotgun sequence, the DNA window CATGCATGCACATAGATGGAGTGAAGGGCCGTGTGTGTGAATTGCAACATGCAGAATATATCTGGTCTTACGTGGCCAGATCTCTCCAGCAACTGCTCCCCTTTGACTTACATCGTATACACAATATTTCTTTCAGAGTACGTACCCGACATACAGAAACAGATCAATAGTTGCCACGGCAGCAGCTAGGAAGGAAAATTCGCAGCTTCTACAGCACCAAATTATCTTGCCCGTGCCTGTCATGGCTGCGACGGAATGGCTGCATGCTCCGCGGTCTCCAACGCGACCTCTATGCTCTATGGCTCTATATATACGAGGGTGAGGAAGACGAGAACgcagcagtggcggagccacgttgagagctgtgtggtcaattgaccacacagctTTTTGCCATGTTCTTTGTATTTTGGTATTAACCttgtaaaaaaatttaaaataagtAAAAATTATATGTATTTGACACCACAGATTTGAAATGACAACACTGACTTTaagttctggctccgccactggaacGCAGTCGTCGCACCTATAGCTTCTGAGTTCCACTGCATCGATAGACCAGAGAGTTCTGACCATTGCACCAATAGCTTACTAGCTTACTAGCAGGCCTGACTCGATTCGTCTAGGAGGGAAATCTGTTTGCGATGGGGAGGTCGCCGTGCTGCTGCCACGACGCCGGGGTGAAGAAAGGGCcatggacggaggaggaggacaggGCTCTGGTGGAGTACATCCAGAAACGGGGCGGGCACGTCGGCAGCTGGCGCGGCCTGCCCAAGGCCTCGGGGCTCAACCGCTGCGGCAAGAGCTGCCGCCTCCGGTGGAACAACTACCTCCGCCCCGACATCAAGCGCGGCAACTTCTCCGACGACGAGGAGCGCCTCATCATCAGCCTCCATGCCGCCCTCGGCAACAAGTACGTCGCCGTCGTCCAACCTTTAAACCTTACCTGCTCCACACATTCATAGAGTATAGTTTAGCCTTGAAGTGACTGACGTGGGTATCTGAACTTTGTTGGGTTAGGTGGTCGACGATCGCGACGCACCTGGATGGCCGGACGGACAACGAGATCAAGAACTACTGGAACACGCACATCAGGAAGAAGCTCCTGCGCGCGGGCGTCGACCCCGTCACGCACCAGCAGCTTCCTCCCGGCCACAACGGCCATCTCGACGCCGCATCCGCCGCCTTCCTCCCGGAGACACTCCTCTGGGCCACGGCAGCTGCGACCCTCGGTGGCGGCCTCGACACCGGTGCCTTCATGCAGGCGCAGCTTCTGCAGCAGCTTCTCCAAGTCATCGGCTCCAACAACAACGGAACCACAAACCTCATCGCTAACCTAGCTCAAGCAAACGCAATGCTGAACTCAAGCAGTAACATCGTTCCCAGCATCCTGCTCCGGGACCAGATGAACAAGTTGTCTGGTGCGAACTATCTGCAGCCGAGCTACCTCGGGAACATCTCGAGCTTTGCGGAGCAAAACATGATGTACCCGCAGCTGATCAACACCACGGTGTGTCCGGGAACAAGCTCCTCTGGAGCAGATGACCCGGCTGCAGCGCTTGTATCACGTGACGTCTCACCGGCAGTTGACCAGGCGCCGGTGGGGGAGTTTGCCGGCTTGCTGGAGCCCATGATGGAGATACCCGATCTGTGCTCTTTGGAGAGCAGTGATTCTTTCTGGAAGGACATACTCGAGGAGAGCTACCGTCTATAGATCTATCCCTCCTTCCGCTAGGCATAGAATGTTTCATTACGACTTACAAAAGTTTAATTTGTACATAATCTATAAGCGTCTTGACTCCACGCACGCGCTGTACTACGTGAGAGTTGGAGATGGTACAACATGCATTGATTTGTTCGTTCATTCCGATACTGCTTGCAATATATTCGGTTTTTGTCAGTGAAGCTCAAGGTTGTCAGTTGCTGATTTGATGTGACTCGTCGAACTTTCCCACTGTCAGTTAACATGTTGCTACTCAGCACGTACTCGTCGACCGGCCGCTGACTAAAGCAAGATTGCAGCTAGGCAAATCTAACACATTTGAGATTCGAGCCTAGCCTATTGGCAAGGCGGTGTGGACATATACGGTTTCGTCAAATGAATATAGTGCTCGATCAGTACGTTAGAGGCTCAGAGCACTACATTCGATTTGACGAAACGGTTTTCCGTTTCAATGAATACGGTTCCTGATTTTCCATGTTTTTTCTTTGACAAAAAAATAATATTATTAGAGAGTGTTTTTCAATACAAATCCAACGATCCTAAATATATGCAAAATTATCAAGATTTTATTCCTTAATTTTTTCGGTCAAAGTTTATCTTGGAATCGAAACCGAGCTAGTACCTGGGTAGATAAGATTGTTATCCTGATTTACTTTGTCCTTCCATCATGAAATTGTCAAATGGCCTGCCgtaaatgaaacaaaaaaaattccgtgAAACAGATTTAGCGAGACATAATTCCAGTTTGAACCACATTTGAGAATTCAAGTGGTTCTGATATCATGGCCCCGCTCGTCAGATGGCCTGCACAGAATTGAAATCGATAGTGTATTTTGCTAGATAAGTGGGTCAGATTCGAAGAGGGTGACTGAGTACAAACCACCTCATATATCCTTCCTACTTGGCTCGACATCTCCACGCTATTTCAATTGTGGTCAATTATGTGGACATTACATCGCAAATCCCAATATTTCAATAGTCTCGGCTTAGCCGAACCAACCGTAAGTGAAGACAACAATCTAACAACACCAGCCGGCAGTCCATGGTTCGGCTCATTGTACTGCTATATCGGCATGTAGTGTTAGGTCCTAGACATTAATTAAATGTGTTTGTATATGGAATTAAATACACTAAGTCCAGTTAAAAATGTCATGAAAAATAAAATGTGGTGCAACCCATCAGTTTGTGGCACATACCTGATCTAACCTAGGTAGAATTAACTCGTAACTTTTTTTTTCAAGTGGTCACCGGAAGAGACACAAAGGCCTCCACCTGAATCTTTTTCATTTCTTCGTGATGAACGGGTGAACCCCGGGGAGAGATACAACGAGGAGGGGGAGACTGCACCCAACGCAACGGGGTTGGGCTCAAGAGCCGCATACACAACAATAGCACAGCAACAACGGATCACAAACTTAACCAGCCGGATAGGGAGAAGGTACGGGAGCCGAGAGGTTGATTGACATCAACACACAGCTCCAAAGGGCGATGAGCATGCCAGAAGATAGCATCGTAACTTTCTAAAACAATGTTTCACCCTTGTAAGAAAAGagttgaaattttaaaaataaaataaaatcaacaTGTAATTAAGTGGTTAGAAAGGAAACATTACACACTTTTGCttcggtgcccccccccccctcaaactttgttgaattgaaACACATGAATGGTCGGGATCTCTTCATACCTCTTCGTAACTAGGGACACAATGATTAAAATTGAATAAAAATACATAAGTACAAGCCCTAGAGTAGCCCGTTCGATCTGTTTAAGTCTATAATATTCAGTAGTCAAACGTGTAGATAACTGTGTACACTGAAAACCGAACGTCTGTGGGTAAAATATTCCGTCGACCACACCAGCTGGTAAGAATATTGAATACACACATATATCTATACGAGAGTATATAGTGCTTGGAATTTTTGCAGGCTAAAAAAGAAAGCATAGGGAAAAATTTACACCCTAGAGTTCTCAATGTTGCTTTCTCAGACTTTACATTCTTATGACATATAAAAACCAATATATAGGTCCTGTCTCTAACAGATACCTAATTAGTTGGGGTAGGAAATTACTTTTGCAAGGTTGAAGAGCTCGAGGGCCTCCTTGAGCCTGACATACGGCCTTCTAGAGCCGAGATGGAAGTCCGCAGAAACAGTTTACAATCATGTAACGGCATCGATTATATCTAATGACTCTCTCTGTTAAAAGTCCACACAAGTCCTGACCTCATTCATGACTTGGTGTGCCCCTGTCCTGATCCCTACAGAGCAGCGAAAGCCCTGTTTATAGTTAGCAGTTAGGTAGGTAAAGGCTTGCCCGGTGTTTGAAGCCATCGACTTGTCCCAACAAAAGAAGGAAAACACCAAGGGATCGATCATCGATGTGAGTGATGGATCGATAATGATCATTGGGTTATTCTGATCTTAGACCATATGCTTCGACCTTTAAGGAAGTCCTTCGTGTCGTTTCAATGGATAACGACTCATGACATTTTTTTAAGCAGAAGGTAAAACGAACTCTGCTGACTTTTGCTGCTCATGCGAAGTTAGAGCTATCCTATCCGCTGGTTTAGTATACGAAAATAGCTGACTTATTGAACTTGGTACACATATACAGTACCTGTTGAGTGTGAATGCTCGAAATGATACGTATTGGTGGGGACCAGCAGGCCTGTGTACAAGATACTCCGAGGTAAGTAATTTAGTAATTCTGATTAATGACAGAGAATATTATTTGTAGACACAAAGATCAACGTGGTCTTGGTTGGTTAAACATATAAAATCGTTTTTCTTAGCAATTTGTTGGTATAGAAAAAAATGTTGCACAACAAATACATCAAAAACAAAACTCATACGGAGATAGAGGCCGATTCTCTGTATTGAAAAAGGGTCTAATGTGAGTCAAAGATCGGTTCCTTAGACTATCCACAACGAGAGTATCATATGTTGTATCATgcatcacatgcatgcaaaaagcttATGTGGCAGCGCAATTAAAGATGAGGAGATGATATTAGTAGGTAGATACCGTACCATAGGACGTAGTACTAGAAATTTTAatgccaaataaatcttgtacatatatttgcattgagattctacaaattaattaatATAAAAAGATTATGATACTAGCATATGATATCATTCATTGTGGACATAATAACATATATAATAAATGTTATTATGTCCACAAtatatatagtagtatcatacacatgatatttctatatgatactattgaTAGGAGGCCTAGTTATCcctcaaagaaacccaaatccaAGGTAAGTATGAAATTAGAGTGGCGTCATATGTGTCCTTATCTGCAAGCAGACTGCATGTTATATTCAAGCAGACTGCACTTAATTCTATTGACCACCGTCTCCGCGAAAAAGAATTTTAACTTGTGGTGTACTCCCTCCGTTAATAAATATAAattttagatattttaaagtgAACTAGATGCACATAATAGTGATTGAATATTTACacactaaaaatagactagatataCATATCAAAATAGATGCATCTACTAAAAGCTAAAATATCTTATACGTACATGGTTTTGCATGATATACATGTTCACAACGATGGCGTTGGATTGCATGCATGGTCTCTCAAAGAAAACGATGGATGCCATTATGATGACGGCGACACTTGAGGACGTACGGGAGACAGAACCCGATCGACCGCGAAATATCGTTGGTGATGTTTTACTTACCCATGCACGAAACCGCAACACGAGCCGCTAAAAGCTTGTGAATGCGATCAACCAGGGAAGATTCTACCAGAAGCTAGCTACTGTCGACTGAATCAATTGATCATCTCGCCATTTCGCCGGGCAAAACAACAGTGTTTAATTattgagagaattccttatttgacactacctTAAATTTCAGTTCCCTATTTGACACTCAAAAACTTTTTCATCCTCATTTAACCATATGTGTAAATTTCTTTCCTTATTTGACACCACCGTCCATTCTGTTAGTTCTGTTAGTTCCTACCGTCAATTTTGATTTTCTTGGACCAAATTACCCTTTCGTTTATGCATATGCAACCATGAAAAAAAAACTAGTAGCTAAGCAGCGCCGTGAGTCTTGTTGTGACATGGAAGACGAACAGCTAGCTGACTAGCTCTCGCCGTGGAGCTTTTGCTCTCAGTACCGCGCGCGGCAGCGCTGCAACACGGTGAGCTAGACAGGTGGTATGTTCAGTGGTGGGGGACGTCGGGGATGGGACTAGCAGGGATGGAGCTGTAGCGTCTGGAGCCTGGTTGGCGTTGGGATTGGGGCTACCCGGCGGCGGTGCGTAGACTATTTGCCGTCGGCCGGCGGACCAGTGGTTGGCAATGGATCTTCGGATGCGCATGACAGTACAGAATTGACAGGTTATGTTAGGTAATCAGGAGTCCGGGCATGATTTTTCAGTCTTTTTTTATATTCCGGGCCGGGTATGCAGGTTCCGATTAATTTTGCAAACTTTTTAAATAAAATCAGAGTAGCAAGTTTTATACGGAGTAATTAAAATCGATTCTGTCTGTGACTAAATATCTGGTGGTCTCATTTGGTGAGGTAACAATGACCAGATATATTGCTGCTTTTGTCCAAAAAAAAACTCATATAATGCACCAGGGGCAAAATCGTCTTCTCAAATTCTCAGTTAACGCTGTTAGTGCTCAAAATGTACTAAAGTGTCTTATAAAAAAAGAAATTTGCATTTAGGGTCAAATAAGGAAGAAAAAATTTCTCAGTGTCAAATAGGGAACCGAAATTTAAggaagtgtcaaataaggaattctctcttaATTATTCTACCAGAAGCTACTGGCGATCGGTTCGGGCGTAAAGGGAAACTTATTTGACTGCCCTTTGTCCGGTCGCTAACGCATGCGGATAGAAAATGCTGGTCGCCGCGAGTGACGTCTCGCCGCCGGCGAGAGAGATTTCACGCAGGCATGCACGCCGCGTTTACCGAAGCGACGAGGCCGACGTGCGAACCAAACCACTATGCAGGCTACACGTAACAACTGGGAATGAAAAGTTTAGTAAAGAAAGAGTGGAGAAATGCATGCGTTTTCCGTGCGAAATCCTCGAGGAAGATCTCCTGCGAGGCCGTGATGATGTTATTATGCTTTTGATTTTTCACCTGGAGGATCTACGCAGCGATGGTATATCGGGGATAGGACAAGCGAT includes these proteins:
- the LOC124678671 gene encoding transcription factor MYB93-like, producing the protein MGRSPCCCHDAGVKKGPWTEEEDRALVEYIQKRGGHVGSWRGLPKASGLNRCGKSCRLRWNNYLRPDIKRGNFSDDEERLIISLHAALGNKWSTIATHLDGRTDNEIKNYWNTHIRKKLLRAGVDPVTHQQLPPGHNGHLDAASAAFLPETLLWATAAATLGGGLDTGAFMQAQLLQQLLQVIGSNNNGTTNLIANLAQANAMLNSSSNIVPSILLRDQMNKLSGANYLQPSYLGNISSFAEQNMMYPQLINTTVCPGTSSSGADDPAAALVSRDVSPAVDQAPVGEFAGLLEPMMEIPDLCSLESSDSFWKDILEESYRL